The Chryseobacterium geocarposphaerae genome window below encodes:
- a CDS encoding succinate dehydrogenase/fumarate reductase iron-sulfur subunit encodes MSAKKGLHLTLKIWRQKNNKTKGQFETYKISDVSTDSSFLEMLDILNENLINEGKEPVAFDHDCREGICGMCSLYINGRAHGPDTGITTCQLHMRMFKDGETIVIEPWRSAAFPVIKDLMVDRSAFDRVMAAGGFISVNTSGNTLDANAIPVPKEDADKAMDAAACIGCGACVATCKNGSAMLFVGAKVSQYALLPQGRIEAKRRVLNMVKAMDEEGFGNCSNTGACEVECPKGISLENIARMNREYMAALVDRG; translated from the coding sequence ATGAGTGCAAAAAAAGGCTTACATCTTACGCTGAAAATTTGGAGACAAAAAAATAATAAAACCAAAGGTCAGTTTGAGACCTACAAAATATCGGATGTTTCTACAGATTCTTCATTTTTGGAAATGCTGGACATCCTGAACGAAAATCTTATTAATGAAGGAAAAGAGCCTGTAGCTTTCGATCACGACTGTCGTGAAGGAATTTGCGGAATGTGTTCTCTTTACATCAACGGTAGAGCGCACGGTCCGGATACAGGAATCACTACCTGCCAGCTTCACATGAGAATGTTCAAAGACGGTGAAACCATCGTTATTGAGCCTTGGAGAAGTGCTGCTTTCCCGGTTATTAAAGATTTAATGGTAGACAGAAGTGCATTCGACAGGGTAATGGCTGCAGGTGGTTTCATTTCGGTGAACACTTCAGGAAATACTTTGGATGCGAACGCAATTCCGGTTCCTAAAGAAGATGCGGACAAAGCAATGGATGCTGCAGCTTGTATCGGATGCGGAGCTTGTGTAGCTACCTGTAAAAATGGTTCTGCAATGCTATTTGTAGGGGCTAAAGTTTCTCAGTACGCTCTTTTACCTCAAGGTAGAATAGAGGCGAAGAGAAGAGTTCTGAACATGGTAAAAGCGATGGACGAAGAGGGATTCGGAAACTGTTCAAATACCGGTGCTTGTGAAGTGGAATGTCCAAAAGGAATTTCTCTTGAAAACATTGCCAGAATGAACAGAGAATACATGGCAGCTCTTGTTGACAGAGGATAA